Sequence from the Bos javanicus breed banteng chromosome 11, ARS-OSU_banteng_1.0, whole genome shotgun sequence genome:
GTGTGGAGCTGGAGGCAGAGAGCCAGGCGATGCTCCTACAAGCCAAGGACACCGGAGACGGCCAGAAGACCCCCAGCAGCTGGGAGAGCAGGGAGCTCTGGAGGATCCCACCTGCCAGCACCTCGACCTTGAACTTCTGGCCCCCGAGGGTGAGAGAGTAGGTGTCTGGTGTGTAAGCTGCCTGGTCGTGGTTCTCTGTTAGGGTGGCCCTAGCAAAGCAGGCCAAGTGGGAGAGAGAAACCCAGCAAACGGAAAGCACCGCGCGCTCGCGCCTGCGGCTCTGAGCATGCGCGTGCACCTGCAGTGGCCTCGGACACGGGAAGCACAGACGCGCCGCCCGTGCTTTCTCCGCCTGCGTCGTCTGAACCGCCTACCACGTTGTGTGCCAGCCTTAACAGGACCACAGCCTCCCCGCCGCCCCTGCCACATCCGCAGAGCAGCCGCCGGAGGGGCCGTGGAGCTGCCCGCCCTGCCCCTTCAGGGCCCGCGAGGGGCCTCATCTCTGGTGAAAACTCTTCTCTCCTGAGCTCCTGCCTGCGGGCCCTTTCCAGCAGCACCTTAACAGCTCTGTTAGAAGGGCCAGTGAGGGGAGAGgagcccagcccctcctccaggtTGACCCTGTCTGCGTCCCCCAACTAGAGCCTGGTGCCTGCGGGCAGGCGCTGTGTCCTGGCATCCAGTGGGTCCCCTTCACCCCACACACCACCCGCCACACACAGGCTTGCATGgactttatttattaaaacaaacatcTGTGCGCTATGTACAGGTCTGGCTCCCAGGTGGGAGGGCAGGGGACCGAGCTGGGGTGAGGGCAACGGCagcaggaggggtggggaggggggtcagGCCCCTCGCCTGGCCGGCGGGGCCAGTGTCTCCATTCCTGACCCCCGGCCCGCCGCCCCTGGCAGCCTCCCTGCGGGAAGCCAGGGTGAGGGAGCCTTAtcctaaagcaaaataaataggcGCCTCGGGTGGGGCCGAACCCACCCCTCCCCTCAGCCCAAGGCCGGCAGCAGCCACCATCCAAACTGGGTGTAAGAGCTCAGCCCGTGGGGAGGCCAGGTCCCGCCAGGAGAGGTCGGGCGGTCCTGGCAGCCCGGGGCACCCCGCGGCCCTGGGAGTAGTGGGCAGAGCTGGGCAagggcagaggccaggggccGGCCAGACCCCAAGGCTTTAAGGCAGAGCAGGGTGAGGGTGTGCGCAGCCCGGGCCGGGCCAGCCTTTGGCACAACGAGGGGAGGGCGGCGCGGCGGCCgagggggcagggctggagggggCTGAAGCCCTTGGTCCTGGACCGCTCACTCCAGGGCCTGGCAGGTGGGCGAGGGGGGAGGGCACACGTGGGACCTCGGCCACCGCCTGACTTCTGTTCCCACCGCGTAACCTCGACGCAACTCCGGCGGTCAGCAGAGCGTGTCCGTGTTGAAGGAGAGCTGGGCCTGGTGGACAGCGACAGGCTGGCTGGAGTGTGTGAGCCCGCTCCCGGCCCAGGCCGGCCCTTTCGCCGGCCCTCCCGCCTCTGTCCGCCCCGAGCTCCCTCTCAGTGCCGGACTTCCCGGTGGTCTGCCCCTGCCAGGCCGGTGGCTGCTGGTCCCAGGCTCTGCTCCGCCCACCTCGGTTCTGCCTGGCTCCAAAACGCCCTCCGTTTCCAAGGTGCTAGGAGGTCGGCGTGGTCTGTCTCCCCTGACTGCGCCCAGGCCTCCCAGATCCACTCTACTCCCGAGTATCGTGGGTCCCTATGCCCTCGCCCCAGCTCAGAACAGCCGGGGTCTAAGGCCCCGCCTCGCCCCGCCGTAGCCCGGCCCTGCCCCTCCCGAGCCCGGCCCCCGTCCCAACCTGAGCCCGGCCCCTCCCCCTGCGGAGCCCGACCCCCACTCCCAACCGAGCCCGGCCCCCGGCCAGCCCGCAGCCCTGACCCGAGCCCCTGGCTCACCCGCTCCTCCTCGAAGCTTATAAGGCCCTCATCCTCCGTGTCCAGGTCCTCAGGCTCGTCGGCCACCAGCGCCCGCAGCTCAGTGGGGGGAGGCCGCGGCCGGAACAGGCTGAGCAGGCGGCACAGCGGGGACTGTAGGCCCGAGGGCGGCTCCGTCTCCTGCTGCTCCAGGTTGTCGCTCTGCTTCTTGGCGAAGTTCACGAACACCtggtgggcgggggcgggggcagggggtgggcggggggccGGCCCAGCGGGGAGGGCGACCCCAGCCCAGGGCACTCACGTTGTCCAGGGTGGTCTGGCTGACCGAGTAGTCCTCGACGCCCAGCACGCCCACCACCTGTTCCATTTTGCTGAACACCTGCGCCAGCGAGATGTGCTCGGACTTGAGCTGGTACTGCACCTTCGTGTGGTGCCGCTCCTGGGGGGCAAAGAGGTCAGAGGCCGCTCGGGCGGTGCCCCCTTCCCCCCGCCCCTCAGGCCTTGCCCACCTTGAGGATGGCCTCCGGGAAGTTCCTGTTGAAGAACCGCACCACGTCTTTCACGTTCTGGCTGCTCTTGGTCCTCACCGTGATCATGTAACCATCCCCGAACCTGCGGGACAGGCTCGTGGCCACACCCCAGCCAGCAGAGGGGCCCAGTCTCGGCCTGTCCCCGTGGACCCCCCGCCCCCTGTGACCTCGGCCGCCCCCGCCCGGGACCACGCCCCCCTgtgcccctccccccaggcccccaccccctccctcgcCCCCCTGTGCCCCCCCAGGCCCCTCGCCCCcctgtgcccctccccacccagacccccgccccctccctcgcCCCCCGTGCCCCTCCCCCCCAGCCCCCCCCGCTGCCGGGGCTCACCGGTTCTTCAGATGCTGGATGCTACCCAGACAGCGCAGGCGCCCGTTCACCATGATGGCCAGCCGCGTGCACAGCGCCTCACACTCCTCCATGCTGCAGGCAAGACCCACAGGCTGGCACGGAGTGGAGGGCCCTGtggggggggcgggcggggcggggcacgGGCGGACCTGTGTGAAGTCAGCACCACCGAGCGCCCTGTCTTGATGAGGTCCAAGATGAGGTTCCAGAGGAAGCGCCGGGCCTTGGGGTCCATGCCTGTGGTAGGCTCATCCTGGGGGTAGTGCCAGGCTCAGCCGCTGTACCCTGTCTACCCCGGCTGGCCCCACCAGCTGCTTCCCACCCGGCTCACCAAGAACACAAAGATGGGGTACCGATCCTCATCCCACCCTTGGGGTCGGTCACCAGGAAGGTGAAGGTTGGGGTACCTGATCTCCAACCCACCCCATCCCCTatcctcccccatccccccaacacaccccatcccccatcctcccccatcccccatcctGTACCCAGTGCCACCCCTGGGCTCACCAGAAAGATGAAGGCTGGGTACCCGATGAGGGCAATGGCTGTTGACAGCTTCCGCTTGTTCCCTCCGCTGTAGGTGCCGGCGGGCTTGTCGGCATACTTGGTCAGCTCCAGCTTCTCCAAGGCCCACTTCACCACCTGGGAGTGACGGGAACGTCAGGGACCCCCTTCCACACCCCCACGCCGGCCGCCTCCCCCGCCGGGCAACCCTCACCCGCGCCTCGTCCTTCCAGGGGATGCCCCGGAGCCTTGTGTACAGCTGCAGATGCTCCCGGGCCGTGAGCTCGTCAAACAGGGCGTCGAACTGCGGGCAGTAGCCCAGGCTCTGCTGCACCTGGAGTAGCTCCTTGAGCACGCTGGGGACACAGCGCCGTCATCACCAGGGCTGCCGCCGGCCCTCCGGCCCGCCCGCCCAGATGCCCGCCCGCCTGCCCGCACCTGTGCCCGTTGACGAAGGCCTCGCCCCCCGTCGTGCTCTCGTCCCCCGTCAGCATCTTGAAGGTGCTGGTCTTGCCCGCGCCGTTGACGCCCAGGAGGCCGAAGCACTCGCCAGGACGCACGCCCAGGCATAGGCGGTCCACGGCCAGGATGCGGCCGATCTTCCGTGACTTGTACACCTGGCGGAGGTGAGAGGGCggctgctcagcaggccccgcGAGTTCCCACTGGGTCCCAGCCTGCCCCGGGCCCCGCCCCCAACCTACCCCGggctccgccccgcccccactccccggctgccccgggccccgccccccggcctgcccccagcctgccccaggccccgcccccagccgccCAGGGCCCACCTTGGTCAGGTTCTCGATTTTGACCATGTCGTTGTCTGCATCTCCCCTGAGCACTCGCTGCCGCTCGCTGGCCACATCCACGTCGTCCTCCACGGGCTTTGTGGACACGGGCATGcgcctggggggcgggggcggggcagcGCGTGGCTGATGCCACCTGGTGCCCACGTACCTGGGCCACGCCGGAGGGCAgcgcccagccccgcccccacccgcaGGGCCCGCGCACTCACTGCGGCTGCCGCAGGAAGTTGTACTGACACATGATGGTCAGGAGGAAGCCCACGAAGCCCTCAACGGTCATGGCCACCAGGCCCCTGGTGACGATGTCCCACTCGAAGGGAGACTTCATCTTGTCAACCTGGCCTGCGGGGCAGCTGGCTCAGGGCCGGGGCCTCAGGAGCGCCCGCTTGCCCCCAGGTCTGGAGCCCGCCTAGGCCCCCCAGCCAGGGGCCGCGCCGTCAGCCCCGCAGCCTCACCGATCTTGGCGTAGTACTCGTTGATATACTCGTTGTACGCCATCTCCATCAGCCCGTGGCCCAGGTTGTAGTTGGGGAAGATGAGGAAGCAGCTCTTCAGGTAACTGTTGACAACCTTCAGGTCCTGGAGGGTCACGGCGGAGCGGGGGGTGTCAGGGCACAGCCTCAGCCCTGCCACCCCCCACCTCACCACCCCGGCCCACCTTGTCATGTTCAAAGAGCTGAAGGAGGAAGGTGGCCACGGTGGCGGTGATGCCGATGAAGAGGTTGATGACGATGAGAAACACGTAGGCCGAGCTGGGGACCTCGAACCAGAAGGAGGCCGGGTACATGATGGGTGTGATGGACCACCTGCGGGTGGCAGCCAGGCGGCGTCACTGAGCCGTCGGCCCCCtgcgccccgccccacccccaccatcgcCCCTTACCCGTAGAGCAGGAACAGGGAGAGCACGGCCGGGAAGTTGGTGGGGGACGTGTAGGCCGGCAGGTCAAACACGAACAGGATGAGGACGCAGCAGGTGGCCGGGACCAGGTAGTTGAGCTACCGAAGCAGGGGTGGCAGGTGAGGGGCCAGAGCCGGAGAGGCCTGGGGACAGGGGCGAGGGTCCCCAGAGCAGGACGGGGGCCCAGcgaggggcagggggcgggggacgGCCGGGGGTCTGGGAGCACACCATGTCCCACACGTAGTTGGCCAGCCAGTAGATGACAGGGTTGCAGCCGCTGACAAACTGTAGGTGCTTGGCCTTGGTGGACTTCTCGGCCACCAGAAAGACCACGAAGCTGGCCGGCACGAAGGACATGGCCACGATGATGAAGATGGCGATGACCACGTCGGTGCCCTGCAGCCTGGGGGCGAGGAGGCCCTCAGCCCTGCCCGGCACGCGGTCCCGTGGCggcgcccacccccacccccacccacacctACAGGTAATCCAGAGAGAGGCTGGCACTCGTCTTGTTCATCGGGTGGTTGGTGACGGTGATGCCTGCAGCACAGGGGTGGCCTCAGGACCTGCTCTGCGCCTGCACACCCGCCCCACCCTGCCCCGCTCACCCACCGTAGGCCGCAGGGTTGCCCTTGCTCTTGGGCAGGTTGGCACGCAAGATGGCATTGTTGAGGCTGTTGAGGTAGGTGGGCATGCTGTGGTAGCCCTTGTTGTTGTAGAAAACCTGCGGGGGCACATAGAGAGACCCCCCAGAGCCTGTCATCGCTGCAGACCTTGGGGGAGGGCGGGATGCGGCAGGGCCCGGGGCCGAGCGGGGCTCACCTGGGCAGCCCTGCGTACTGCAATCCTCCGCACCATAGCCGGGGCCCGGGCCCCAAACGAGGCTGGGATGGACTTCTGGACGTTGCCAAAGGTGATGGCCCCGTACCTGGGCGAAGCCGACCGCCTGTGAGGCCAGGCGGGCAGTGGGGGTCTGCTGCCCATCCACGGCCGGAACGCCCCTCCCCTCTGCTCACCGGTGCAGCCGGAAGCGGTCAGAGGTGAAGAGCAGGTACTCGGAGACATTGTGGCCCGTGATGTCAGTCAGAATGTCACCCGTGACCACCCGCATCTGGGGCGGGTGCCCGCCTACACCGCCTGGGCAAGAGAAGCCGGTGCCCTGCCCAGAGCAGGTACAGCGGACGGGCTCCCGCACCAGGTGTGGAAGGGAGGGCGCCGATGTCCAGTTCTCTGCAGGCAGAGCGCACAGTCAGCCCGGCCCCCGCTTTCCCAAGCCCCAGGCGGCCCCACTAGCCAGTACCTGACCCGGAGGTAGGCAGCAGGTCCTCGTCCAGGGTCATGGGGGAGTCGGATGGGGCGGGCGAGGGTGGGGGCGGCACGAAGTTGGACAGCGGCAGCCCCTGCGTGAAGGACTCCAGGCACATGCTGTCGAAGAATCGGGCGGCCAGCAGGCGCGACTCACCGCTGCTCAGGTTCAGCGTGGGCCCCAGTGAGCCGTTGGCCGGAGACTTGAGCACACAGGTGGCTCCCACACCCGACGGCAGCCTGAAGGTGCCCACCAGCTGCTGGGGCCCAGCGTCGGGGGACAGTCGCAAGCTGGGAAAGCACAGAGCGAGCCCAGACGGGGGTCAggccagccccccagcccccgcaCCAGCCCCCGCCCCGCACGGCAGCCCTGGTGCTGGCTCACCGGTATTCCCGGCGCTCCTCGTTGGCATAGGGGATGAAGTTGCCACGGGGCTGCGTGTAGTTGTGGTACTGGGAGGGGGACAGGACCAGCGGGGGCAGGTCGCCTGGTGGGAAACGCGGGGAAGCCTGAGCAAGCTCCTACAGCCTGCCAGCACCTCACGGGCCCAGGCCCCTCTTCCTAGTACCCACAGGGGACCCAAGCTTGGAGTCTGCACCCCAAAGGAACCCCAGAGTGTGCCCACCAGCCTCAGCTACTGTGCCCAGGGCCCCCCCATGTGGCTCCCAAGCAGGCGGATGTCCGGATATCTGGCTAGGCAGCCTTACCGATCTCTGGGACGGAGAGCGCCACGGTCATAGCCACGCAGACGAAGAAGGCAGGGAGCAGGATCTGAGAGGACAGTGCCTTGGAGTTGCGCCGGGCGCAGTGGAAGCGCTTCACCAGGAGCCCGTGGAACTGGCGCACCTTCAGCCACCAGCCCTCCAGCTTGCGGCTGCCCTGGCCAACCCGCGCGAGGGTCTCCGCCTCTGCCTCTGCACAGGAGGCAGGAGCTGAGCACGGGCCCCGCTCCACCCTCCAGGGACCCTCCCGGCAGTACCCAACAGCCCCCACCTTGCAAGCTGACATTGTCAGGGTCCTGCAAGTTGTCACAGAGAGGGCGGTAGTCACCGTAGACATCGGTGTAGCCGGCCCCCTCGTCACCACGGGCAGAGCCCACCGAGGATGCAGACTGCAGCGACACCTGCGACTGGGCCAGCTCCGCGCACCGCGCCAGGTTGCCCGCAGGACCTTCCGCCGATACCGGGTCCACAGCCCCCGGTAACACGTCTTTCCTAGACTCTTTCACATCTGCAGAGGTGCCAGGGGAGACGCGTGGGGGCTCAGGGCGGTCTTCAGCTGCAGGCCTCCACactcccacacccacccaccccaggcaCCAGCTCCAGCCTGACCCTGGGGTCTCCTGGCTCCCTGTTCCCACCTAAAACCCTTGGCCCCCAGAGACAGCATAAGAGTGACAACCCTAGGCTCGCGCTCAGAGCTGGCGGAGCCAGGGTATGGGGGCAGAGCTGATCAGCAGCTCTGGAGTCTCACCTGCCTCACTGTTCTCCAGCGACTGGTCCTCCTCCGACACCTTAAGGAACACTTCCTCCAGTGTCGTGTCCATCAGCCCAAAGCTGCTCAGGTGCAGTGCATCCAGGCTGTGCTCCAggtgctgtgaaagagctgcgtGAGGCCCACCTCAAAGAGGGTGGCCGCGGGGCAGGTTGTGCCCACCTCTTGGGCAGCCCCGCCTCCTCTACTGGCCCCGCCCCAGTTCTGCCCCAGTCCCAGAGACCAGTCCTGCCTCCTCCACCAGGCCCGCCCCCTCCACTGGCCCCGCCCCCGACCCCAGTCCTGCTTCCTCCACCAGGCCCGCCCCCTGCTGGCCCCGCCCCTGAGCCCAGGCCCGCCTCTTCTGCTGAACAcacctcctccacctcccccacTTTCTACAGACCTCTGCCCCACCTCCTCCATCACCCCAGCCCGGACTCACACACCTGAAAGAGGCGCTCAAAGGCCCCCTTCTTGGCGgcctcactgggcaggatgtagGAGAGCTCGGTGCTGGTGTCGGAGACCAGCAGGCAGGAGGCCACATGTTTGCGGATGAACTGGGAAACCTGGGACTCGGAGCAGCTGCTCAGCTGGGCTGGACTTGGGGGGCTGGCTGTCAGCCCTGGCTCTGGGAGGGTAGGAAGAGCTTCactcaggggctgggggagagggtgggcCAGGCCCAACTAGCATCCTGGGCCCACTGGGCAACACAGTGAGAGCCAAGCCCCTCAACCTCACTGGTCTTGAGGAAGAGTCTGGGGCAGGTGGCTTCCGCACAGACCTTGGGGACCCCCGGGCTCTGCAGGCCGCTTAACCAGCGTGAGGCGGTAGCCGTCCCCGTAGGCGCCCTTGAGGAAGAGCGGTGAGCCACAGCACTTGAGCTTCCCGTGGGAGATGATGGCAATGCGATCCCCGAGCAGGTCAGCCTCATCCATGTGGTGGGTGGACAGGAGGATCGTGCGGCCTGGGGGAGACGGGGGTCAGAGGGGCGGCCAGGTGGGGCCGGGCAGGGGGCCGCTCTCTGCACCCTCGGCACCCGCTCACCCGGCTTGTACTTCAGGATCAGGTCCCAGATGGCGCGGCGCGCGTAGGGGTCCACGCCGGCCGTGGGCTCATCCAGGATGATGGCCCGGGAGCCGCCCACGAAGGCAATGGCCACCGAGAGCTTGCGCTTCATGCCGCCGGACAGCGTCTGCACCAGCGAGTGCCGTTTGTTGGAGAGCTCCAGGTCCTCGATCATCCTGGGGGCAGACGGGAGGTAAGCCGCAGGGCTGGGGTGCTGCTGCTTGCAGCCTCGCATCCACCCAAGCCCCACCCACTTGTCCATCTCCTTGCGGATCTCCTCCTGGGCCATGCTCTTGAGCCTCGAGTAGAACCAGAGGTGCTCCTCCACCGTGAGCCGGTCGAAGAGCACATTGTGCTGGGGACACATGCCCAGGTTCTTGCGGATCTCGTCCATCTCCGTGCGGATGTCATGCCCGTAGATGGTGGCCGAGCCCGACGTAGGTGGGAACAGGCCGGTGAGGATAGACCTGGGCGGACAGGTGAGGTCACGGCCCCACCTCCTGTAGGGAGCCCTCCCTGCCACCCACCCCCCGGCACACACATGGTGGTGGTCTTGCCAGCCCCGTTGTGGCCCAGGAAGGACACGACCTGGTTCTCATAGAGGTTGAGGCTCAGCTTGTTCAAAGCCAGCTTCTTGTCGTTCTTATAGACCTTGGTGAGCTTGTCCACGCAGACTACCAGCGGCAGGTGGGTGGGTTCCTCTTCCATGCCCCGTGTCTCCTCTGCACGGGGGCCAGAGTGAGCACCAAGGATGTCCTCAGCCCCCCAAAGTCAGCAACTGCCCCAGTCCCCACCTGGTGTCCACTCACCCAAGCGCCGGCTCTCCATGGCACAGGCTTGATCCTCCTCCATGACGCTGAGGCGGGGGGTGCGAGCCCATGGCCAGTTCCACTCCCATGCCTCCGTCCGCCCGCTGCCCAGCCAGTAGGACTTCTGCAGTGGGAAGTACCAGGGCCGGGGCAGCCCGTACATGcctatggggagaggggaggctgaCCCAGGGCCTGGGGTCAGTGTCCCCCCCCATGCCATGTGTCCCCCTAGAGatagcccccttctcctgttcccCTCCCCTCCAAAGGGCTCGGTACCTGGGTGCACAGCCTCAATGTACCACGTGAGCACCCCATAGACGACCGCATCTACCATCAGCATGGTGACAGCCAAGAGCAGGTTGAAGTCATCCCCTTCCACGGGAGACTGGCTGAATGTGTGCCACTGGATGCCCACGCCTGCCACCTCGTACAGAGCAAAGTACTTGGAACCCAGGCCAAAAGCTGTCGTGGACATCAGGGACTGAGGAGACAGCAGTGTCAGTGCAGGAAAGGAGGCCGGACACCCCCAAGCCTGGGCCACCCCCATGACCCTCACCGCGATGCACTTCTCGAAGGCGGTGATCTTGTCGTGGGCCACCTCCTCACGGATAGCCACGTACATGTAGGGCACATAGCTCAGGAAGTAGATGATTCCGCCGCAGGCCGAGGCcagcttggccttggagtacagcaCAGACACCAAGAAgctgggggcaggcagggccATGGGCCGTCAACCACACCCGAGTCCTGGGTCATTACTCGAAGCAAGTCCACCCTCCAGCCCGCTGTGCCACACAGCACTCACCAGAACATGATGGTGGCCACGGCGTAGACAGCCAGGAAGAGCCAGATGATGAGCACGTGGCTGTGCGCAAGGACCTGGCCGTACTTGAGTATGGCGGTCAGCGCCGTCACCGAGATGGAGAGCTGCACGCAGCCCGTGATGAACCAGGCCACCCAGTGCACCGCGTTGTTCAGGCCCATGGTCTTCATCACCTGTGGGGCAGCAGGGCAAGGGGCTGCCCACGGCTGCTCCCCACCTGTACTCCTCTCCACCTCTCACCTGTCTCCATCGCCCCCCTCCTcagccccaccccttccctcttctcccctcctccatctCCCCCACCTCCTTCAGCCGGTGCTCCTTCTCAGCCACAATGTGCTGGATGGTCATGGCCACAGAGTAGACCCAGGAGATCACCATGCAGAGCGGCATCATGTGCTCGATGACAAACAGAaagctggggggagggaggagcgtAAGGCGGAGGCGGGCGGACGCGGCGCCCAGCGCGCGCCCAGCGCTCGGTGGGCACTCACTCGTCCCGCGTGTAGCACGGGTAGGGGAACATCTGCACGTAGTTGCCGGGCTCCACCACGTCGTGGCCCACGAAGGTGTCGATGATGGCGCGCTCCATCATGTCTGCGGGTGGGAGGAGCAAGAGGATGGTGGTCAGCGGAGGctgcgccccgccccccgcggcCCCAGGGTCGGCCCTCACCCTGGATCCAAACGAAGCCATATAGAAAGTAGAAGCGGCCGCCGGTGTTGGGCCCCGGCCGCCAGTAGGCCCGGCGGATCTCGTTGGTTTTCTCCGTGAAGCTTGAATTCTGGCGGATCTTGTAGTGCACATGGGGCGGCAAGGAACCGTCCTTGCGGGTCTGGAAGATCACACCTGGGACAGGagaaggggcggggcggagggaggggagatgggcGGGGccgaggggtgggggcggggccgaggggtgggcggggcggggtggggccggGGGTGGAGGCGGGGCGGGTGACTGACCGTAAAGGGGGACCGGGATGGGAAGGTCTCGGGCAGGGGAGAGGCGGGGGACCCGGGCTGGGGACCTGCCCAGGGGGCTGGCTCACTAGCGAACACGGTGACATTATCCTGGTAGGCCTGGTTAAGGGTGTAGTTGACAATGCTCTCCTCATCTGGAAAACCCTTGAAGATGTCCACGCTCACCTAAGACAGGACAGTCATGAGAGGCGACCTGGGCACCCGCAGGGCCCATGGGGCCCACCCACCCACCTTGGACATGAACTGGATCCAGCCGCAGGCCGCATTGTCAATGGTGTCCAGCTGCTGCAGGAGGACTGAGCCGTTGGGCAGTGAGAAATTGTCCTGGCGCAGGGCGGGCGGCAGCTCCTCAGGTGACAGGCTCAGTGCCTCCGGGTGCTGCCGCAGCTCGGCCACatactgggggagggggagaccgGTTCAGAGGGTGGCCTGGGCTGGCCAAGGGGGCCCTGCCACACCCGCCCAGCCCGGCCCCCAGCACCTGCTGCAGCCAGCGCAGGTGTTGCTGCAGCCTTCCCTGCTCCAGGTAGCTGCGGATCTCCGCCGAGATGTTGAGCCACACCTGGGCGTAGTGAGTCACGTTGCCTACAAGGGCGAAGGTCTCATTGGCCTGCAGAGGGTGAGGGCAGAGCATGGGGCTCATGGAAGGACCCCGGCCAGCAGCAGGCTTCTCACTCCTTACCTCCCTCCGTGGCTGGAGGCCACCCACTGGCCAGTCCCCACCAACCACCAATCTAGGTCTGGCCAGATGGCCCCTGGAAGCTCCAAGGCCTTCCCTCCCAGGCCTCTGCTCAGCGCCTCCCCTGAAACCCCCTCTGCCCGGCTCCCAGGAAAGCacagcctccccagcccctgccaccAGCGGTGTCTTCCCCGGCCCTTTGTGGGACCCCTCCACATACGTCTCGAGTGGCCCTGACACTTGGCCCTCATCTCCCCCCATGCTCATCCTAGGGAACCCCTCCAcagcccctccccttcctgcACCATCTCCAGCCCTGGTTTCTACTTCTTCCAGACTGCAACCCGGGAGGGCCACAGACACTGCTCTCAGCTGGTCCCAAACCACGCAGATGCCCTGCCCAAATCTCACCCAGCGGACGACGCTCTGGACGGTCTCTGCCTGCGGCCCCTCCTCTACCCTCACCAGTGCTGCCCAGCCCTGGTCATGCTCAAACAGCCAGGACCCTGCGCCACACCAGCCAGGCAGGGCATCCTCAAGGCAGCCTTCAAAGTGCCCCTGCACCTCAGACTTGCTCACAGGTCCCCTCACCCAGAGAGCCAAGCCCCGGAGTTCTCAAGAGCCAGGGCTGCACCCCTCTCGTGCCAATTCTACCAACCGCCGCCCCCCCACACTGCGTCCCCAGCCTGCAGAGCCCTCTGCCCAGCTCCCTCAGTTCCTGCCCCAGAGGACACAGGCAGCCCGCGGCGCACACCTTGAGAATGACACGGTCTGCCTCGGAGCCCGCGGGTGCGTACAGGATCTTGGGGTTGCTGGTCATGAGGTGCACGAGGAGGCCCAGGTTCCGCTGCTCCTTGCTCGTGAAGCCTAGGGAGCTCATGTTGCCCCTTCGCAACGCCTCAGGCTCGATGGTGCTGGGGCAAGCAGGCGAGACTCGAGGTAGGACGGGGCATCGGCAGGGAAGGGTGGGCGCGGGGCTTCCGAGTGGGTGCAGGTGTCAAACAATTGGCATGGAGTAGGGGACCATGGACCAGGACCAGGGAGGGGGCATCAGAGCCAGGCCTGGGGGCAGGCCCAGCAACCCCCGGCTTCCTCACCCCGCCCCCTGCCACCCACCTACCGGTTGTTGCCACACAGGATGGGCTGCAGGCCGGCCCAGAGCTGCACGAAAGCGGAGCACTGGCCCTGCAGCGCGTCCGAGGGGGCCGGGGCTGCAGTGGACGGGGCCCCCTCCTCAGCCGTGCTGTTGGAGCCGGGGCCTGCCCCAGCCCCAGTGCTGTTGGCTGCCCCGCCAGGGCCACTGGCTGCGGGCCCAGGAGCCCGGCCTGCGCAGGCGCCCTGAGGCAGCAGCAGGGCAA
This genomic interval carries:
- the ABCA2 gene encoding ATP-binding cassette sub-family A member 2 isoform X1, whose translation is MGFLHQLQLLLWKNVTLKRRSPWVLAFEIFIPLVLFFILLGLRQKKPTISVKEAFYTAAPLTSAGILPVMQSLCPDGQRDEFGFLQYANSTVTQLLERLNRVVEEGNLFDPARPSLGSELEALRQHLEALSASPDPLDGRAARPAGSSFSLDSVARDPRELWRFLTQNLSLPDSAARALLAAQVDLPEVYRLLFGPSPGLDGGSGPPRNQQPLFRMEELLLAPALLEQLTCMPGSRELGRVLTVPRGQQTALQGYRDAVCRGQAAARAHRFSGLAAELRNQLDAAKIAQQLGLDAPNGSAAPQQPPPPPQLQALLEDLLDAQKVLRDVDVLSALALLLPQGACAGRAPGPAASGPGGAANSTGAGAGPGSNSTAEEGAPSTAAPAPSDALQGQCSAFVQLWAGLQPILCGNNRTIEPEALRRGNMSSLGFTSKEQRNLGLLVHLMTSNPKILYAPAGSEADRVILKANETFALVGNVTHYAQVWLNISAEIRSYLEQGRLQQHLRWLQQYVAELRQHPEALSLSPEELPPALRQDNFSLPNGSVLLQQLDTIDNAACGWIQFMSKVSVDIFKGFPDEESIVNYTLNQAYQDNVTVFASVIFQTRKDGSLPPHVHYKIRQNSSFTEKTNEIRRAYWRPGPNTGGRFYFLYGFVWIQDMMERAIIDTFVGHDVVEPGNYVQMFPYPCYTRDDFLFVIEHMMPLCMVISWVYSVAMTIQHIVAEKEHRLKEVMKTMGLNNAVHWVAWFITGCVQLSISVTALTAILKYGQVLAHSHVLIIWLFLAVYAVATIMFCFLVSVLYSKAKLASACGGIIYFLSYVPYMYVAIREEVAHDKITAFEKCIASLMSTTAFGLGSKYFALYEVAGVGIQWHTFSQSPVEGDDFNLLLAVTMLMVDAVVYGVLTWYIEAVHPASPLPIGMYGLPRPWYFPLQKSYWLGSGRTEAWEWNWPWARTPRLSVMEEDQACAMESRRLEETRGMEEEPTHLPLVVCVDKLTKVYKNDKKLALNKLSLNLYENQVVSFLGHNGAGKTTTMSILTGLFPPTSGSATIYGHDIRTEMDEIRKNLGMCPQHNVLFDRLTVEEHLWFYSRLKSMAQEEIRKEMDKMIEDLELSNKRHSLVQTLSGGMKRKLSVAIAFVGGSRAIILDEPTAGVDPYARRAIWDLILKYKPGRTILLSTHHMDEADLLGDRIAIISHGKLKCCGSPLFLKGAYGDGYRLTLVKRPAEPGGPQEPGLTASPPSPAQLSSCSESQVSQFIRKHVASCLLVSDTSTELSYILPSEAAKKGAFERLFQHLEHSLDALHLSSFGLMDTTLEEVFLKVSEEDQSLENSEADVKESRKDVLPGAVDPVSAEGPAGNLARCAELAQSQVSLQSASSVGSARGDEGAGYTDVYGDYRPLCDNLQDPDNVSLQEAEAETLARVGQGSRKLEGWWLKVRQFHGLLVKRFHCARRNSKALSSQILLPAFFVCVAMTVALSVPEIGDLPPLVLSPSQYHNYTQPRGNFIPYANEERREYRLRLSPDAGPQQLVGTFRLPSGVGATCVLKSPANGSLGPTLNLSSGESRLLAARFFDSMCLESFTQGLPLSNFVPPPPSPAPSDSPMTLDEDLLPTSGSENWTSAPSLPHLVREPVRCTCSGQGTGFSCPGGVGGHPPQMRVVTGDILTDITGHNVSEYLLFTSDRFRLHRYGAITFGNVQKSIPASFGARAPAMVRRIAVRRAAQVFYNNKGYHSMPTYLNSLNNAILRANLPKSKGNPAAYGITVTNHPMNKTSASLSLDYLLQGTDVVIAIFIIVAMSFVPASFVVFLVAEKSTKAKHLQFVSGCNPVIYWLANYVWDMLNYLVPATCCVLILFVFDLPAYTSPTNFPAVLSLFLLYGWSITPIMYPASFWFEVPSSAYVFLIVINLFIGITATVATFLLQLFEHDKDLKVVNSYLKSCFLIFPNYNLGHGLMEMAYNEYINEYYAKIGQVDKMKSPFEWDIVTRGLVAMTVEGFVGFLLTIMCQYNFLRQPQRMPVSTKPVEDDVDVASERQRVLRGDADNDMVKIENLTKVYKSRKIGRILAVDRLCLGVRPGECFGLLGVNGAGKTSTFKMLTGDESTTGGEAFVNGHSVLKELLQVQQSLGYCPQFDALFDELTAREHLQLYTRLRGIPWKDEARVVKWALEKLELTKYADKPAGTYSGGNKRKLSTAIALIGYPAFIFLDEPTTGMDPKARRFLWNLILDLIKTGRSVVLTSHSMEECEALCTRLAIMVNGRLRCLGSIQHLKNRFGDGYMITVRTKSSQNVKDVVRFFNRNFPEAILKERHHTKVQYQLKSEHISLAQVFSKMEQVVGVLGVEDYSVSQTTLDNVFVNFAKKQSDNLEQQETEPPSGLQSPLCRLLSLFRPRPPPTELRALVADEPEDLDTEDEGLISFEEERAQLSFNTDTLC